From Punica granatum isolate Tunisia-2019 chromosome 1, ASM765513v2, whole genome shotgun sequence:
aatacacacacacacactcctagattaagggaaaaaaacacAAACACACATGTTGGATATGTCTACAATGTGGGCAATTTGTATTGAAGAAAGTAAACTACAAACACCGAGATTTAAGTCTTCATCAGCATTTAGTCTATAAATCAAGTCTGTGGacttctatttatttatacaaGCAACAATTATGTATATTAACGTGAAAAAAGAATCTGGAAATAGAATCTTCAATCATGAATCTTCCTGGAGATATGAACAGATAGACAGCTtcgttcttttttcttcttcaaccTCAGCCGAGAGGCTCGAGGAGTCCCTCCCATCGGAATGGGACTGGACGAGCCCCTCCAGTCGGAAGTGGTTTCCCTTGGGACAACATTCCATTACCTTGCTTACCTTTTCTTCTATGGTTCAGAGTCACCTCCAATGACACTAATTAAACGCGAGACTTCggagaagagaaaaaaacagTTCTACCCAGTTCTAGAGGAAATTTAATTCCATTTCCACATCATATCATTTATGTAACTAATTACTAGTAgattattgaattttcttaGTTATAAATTGTCTGTTACTTCAGATGTGGATAATGTTGATTTAATTACGTGGTCCTTTTCTTATCGGGATCAAATCAAACATATGGCGGCCGGCGCAAGTTGCACAAACAATAGTGTTCGGATAGAACGTACcatgaaaaagaatattttctcTGGATGTTTGCAAATATGTAACGTCAATTATATAGTGTCAATTACGCAGAATATAAATTCATGCCGGTCCATCCATATTAGTAGAGATCATAGGCATGCCAAGCCAATCTAGCTATGACAGCCTGCAGACCTTTCCCTCTCAGCTTCCTAACATCCCAAGTAACTTCATGAATCCATTCTTTGCTACTTCTACTCTCTCCATTCATATGCAGAATAGTGTTTCGAATTCCTTCAAAGAAATTGCAGGCAAAGAACAAATGACTTCTGCTGTCTTGAACCTCCCCACGGACTGCACATGTTGAATCTATTCCTTGCTTCTATACCGTAAAAGCagcaattttcatttaagaGAAAGAAACAGTGAACTATCTTGAACTTTAAATACGTAGTGAGGCTCTTCATATAGTTTGAAACTCTTCGCGGTCGCTCAACAGTATGGAATGATTCAAGTGGTAGATTATATCGCTTTGGAACTGTGTactttttgagttttttttttttttttttgcagttgACACATCAAATTCCCGTAACATGCTTAAAACCTGCGGGAGAGAGCAACATTCTAATACCCATGGAAATTGCTCATAAGATTGCcagcaaaataaaattgaatcaGCATTATCTGCATACATTGTCGTTCCTAATAGTAGTCAAAAGATTCTAGTTAATCGGTcattatattttatgtatGACTTATTTTAGTCATGTATAGATAGTTGTGATAGATAGAATATTGTATACGACTATATATTCTAATGAAAATCATCTCGAGTGAGGAATTCAACCATTGGTACCTTTGtctttatggtatcagagccctaAAATCGGGTAACTCTCGTAAACCCCTTTTCGGTCCTGTTCAGCCCATTATCCTACCTCTGTCGGCCTTGAACAGCCCCGATCAGCTTCCGCTTTTCTCTGAACGGCTTCCTCCTTCAATGGAAAATTCTGCAGactctcttccttcttctttgccCACCGTTCCAGTAACGCTAAATGGACGGAATTTTTCGTTCTGGAAGGGCATCATGAGCCCTCTGCTCGACACCTACAGTCTCCTTGACTGTGTCGAGGGCCGTGTTCCTGCGCCGAGCAAAACCGTCACTGGTGCGGATGGTAACTCTGCTCCGAATCCAGATTATCGGAAATGGGTATCAAGGGACAAATTTGCCCTTACCTGTCTCATGCTTGCGGTCACTGAAGACATCGGCTGCAGCATTCTCTCTGCCTCAACCTCGAATGAAGCGTGGGTCAGTCTCGAGACTCAGTATATCTCCTAAACTGCTGCTCAAGAGGACTTTCTGGAGCAAAAATGGCGTGACCTTCATAAGGGGAGCTCATACATGGAAAGCTATGTCAACGCTGCCAAACGATTAGCTACTCAATTCACTCAAATTCACTATGCGGACGGACGACAGAAGAATTCCAGTGGAAAAGACAAGAACAAAGCCAACGGGAAAGGTAAAGGAAAAGGCAACGGACGCTCGGATGGGGGAAGCAAACAGCGTCTATGGCTTCCCGAGCTTCCATTTGGGTGGAGAAGGAGGTCTTCCCTTCGGGTCGGGTCAATATTATGACTCGCGCACATTCCAGTCGGGTCAGTCTACCGATCCGCGGGCTTATCAGGCCCACCTGAGTGGAAACAAGCTGGGCTCGACCTGATCTCCTCGCGGTCCACCTCCTAGATTCCCATCTGGTCCTGCCGGTAGTCCAGCCCGCTCCTATGGGCCTTCTTCCTCTGTCGTCTGCCAGCTATGCAACTGACCGGGCCACGCTGCCTTTTATTGTCGGGCTTATTCAGTCTTCGGTCCTCAAGCCCATTTCACCCAGGCCTCTCCTGCAAGATTACCGGCTTTCGATTGGCACATGGATTCAGGGGCGACGCATCACATCACTTCAGACCTATGTAATATGAATATCAAGGATGATTATCTGAGCTCCGACCATATTTTCCTGGGTGATGTTAATCTTTACCTATCCTTGCCTCTGGCTCATCCATCACAAAATTACCTGCTTGTTCCGTACATCTCACTAATATCATTCATGCAccacatattttcaaaaatttggTTTCTATTTCCAAATTTGCTCGGGGTAATACATGTTTCTTTGAGCTTCATCCTTACTACTTTATTGTTAAGGACTGTTGGATACACCAGGAACTAATGCGGGGCCCAGTTAGAGATGGGCTCTATTGCTTTCAGTCGAGAGACAGGTGTATTGAAGATCCTCAAGCACTATTGTCTACCTCCTCTTCTAGTTGGTTATGGCATCAACGTCTTGGTCATCCGTCAAAACCTATAGTTGTCGTGCTTTAGGTTCTAAATTGAATAATGATCATGTTCATCGTATTTGTTATGCCTACCAGCAAGAGAAAATAATCAATTGTTCCTTTGCTCttgcaaataataaaagcAAGTTCATGTTAAACTCGTTCACACAGACATTTGGGGTCCTACTCCTATTACCTCTCATACCGGTCATGTCTATTATATCCACTTTCTCGATGACTACAACAAATTTTCCTGGTTCTATCTGATGAAGAATCGGTATGATGTTTTTCGAATTTTTCATGCCTTTCGTCTGCAAGTTGAAAACTCtttggaaagaaaattaaatattttcaaactAATGGTGCCAAAGAATTTCTCTTTGCAGACTTTCAGACCAAGTTACAAAATAATGGAATTTTTCATCGCATCTCATGTCCACATGTTCCCTGACAAATTGGGTCAGCAGAACGTAAGCATTGACACATTGTCGACATGGGTCTTACTCTTCTTTTTCACTCGTCTCTTCCTATGAAATTTTGTGACTATGCTTAGAGTCTTCTATTTTTCTCATTAATCGACTGCCAACTAAGTCTCTTGATTTCAAATCTCCACATGAGATTCTTTATGGTCGCCACACTGATTACTATTCACTCAGGGTTTTTGGGTGTCTCTGTTATCTATACATGCGTTCATACACTCGTCATAAGTTAGAACCTCGCTCTTGCCTGTGTGTTTTTCTTGGTTATCCATCTAACTATCATAGATACCAATGTCTTGATTTTACCTTCGATCGAGTTTTCATTTCTCCTCAGGTTATGTTCGATGAGACTTCATTCCCATATCAATCTAATATGCCCACCTCTGTGAGCTTTGAGACATCACTACTGGGTTCAACACAACCTCCTAGTATGTCCTTACTCTTTCCTCTACGACCAATAATACTCTTGATTTTATCCTTTTGAACCTCAGATTCCCCTTTCGTCATCCATTACTGATCATCATCCTAAGATTACTAGTTCTGAAGTTGATGTGAGAGCGTCAGCTCCTAGAATCTCTAATCAGTCTGCAGGTTTTGTAGTTCCTATAGTGAAGCCTCCCACGACTACTATTGAGGCACCCAAGAGGACTCATTGCTTGGTCACAACTCGCGCGATCCTGAGATGGTTCTCTTTCTGCTCCTCATTTTGTGATTTCTCGTCACCCTACTACTTTCATTGTTTCCGCAGTTCCCCAGAAGTCGAGGTCCTATGCTCAAGCTCGGAAACACTCTCAATTGTGAGCAGCTATGCATGAGGAGTATCAGGTGTTGCTTCAGAATCACACTTGGGATCTTGTCCTTCCATCATCTTCCCAGAACATCGTTGGTTACAAATGGGTGTATCATGTCAAGCAGAAGTCTGACGGGGACTATTGATCGTTACAAGGCTCGATCGGTAGCCAAGGGATTCAATCAAAGAGGAGTTGATTACAATGAGACTTTCAGTCCCGTTATCAAGCCAGTGACCATCCGTACGGTGCTCTCCATTGCGGTCTCTCTACAATGGTCCATCAGACAACTTGATGTGAAGAATGCGCTTCTCCATGGGCATCTATCTGAGGAGATCTATATGGCTCAACCTCCTGggtttatcgattcctctcaTCCTGATCATGTTTGCAAACTCCGTCGATTTTTATACTGACTCAAACAGGCACCGCGTGCATGGTTTCAACATCTTAGCAATTTCCTATGTCAACTCGGGTTTTCTGTCTCGAAGGCGGACTCTTCTCTATTCGTTCTTCGGCGCACTTCTTACGTTATCTTCATCCTAGTCTATCTCGACAACATCATATTGATTGGGATGCCTGGTGCGTCGTTCACGTCTCTGTCATTTGCCTTGCATAAGGAATTTGCTATTAAGGATCTTGGTCACTTTACTTTTTTCTGGGAATGGAAGCTCGTGTTGACTCTATCGGTCTTTATCTCACCTAGTCGAAGTACATTCATGATATTCTTTCTTGCACCTCTCTACTGGAGTGCAAACCGGTAAATACTCTAATAACGGTAGGCTCTCGGCTATCACTCCATGATGTGACTTGTTCGATGACCCATTTCGTTATTAGAATGTAGTTGGCAGCCTCCAGTATTTATCACTGACTCGAACTGATATAGCTTATGCAGTTAATCGAGTTTGCCAGTTCATGCATTGGCCATCTACCACTCACTATCTCGCGGTGAAATGTATTTTGCAGTATCTCAAGGGCACCATAAACTTATGGCCTTCATCTTCGTCTTGACCCTATTTCATTTCTACATGGATTTTCTGATGTTGATTGGGCGGAGAGTCTTGATGATCGATGCTCTATGAGTGGTTTTGTTATCTTTCTCGGCACCAATCCAATTGCTTGGAGCTCCAAGAAACAACGCACTATTACCAGGTCTAGCACCGAACCAGAATACAAGACTCTAGCCAATACCACAGCTGATATCATTTTGCTGCAGTCACTACTTAGAGAACTGGGCTTTCTACTACAACATCCTCCCACTCTCTAGTGTGACAATGTTTATGCTATCTATCTCACAATGAATCTAGTCTTCCATGCCCGAACCAAGTATATCGAGATTGATTATCTCTTGTTCGAGAGCGTTTTATGCACAAACAATTACTCATTCGCTTTATTGGCTCCGATGATCACATAACATATGGTCTCACCAAAGGCTTATCATCCTTGCGGTTTTCACTTCTTCAATCCAAGCTGTACGTGGAGCACTCCCTGTATAACTTACGGGGGAGTAATAGAGTAGTCAAAGATTATAGTTAATCGTCATTATATTTTACCTTGTACAGATCATGTATTTTAGTCATGTATAGATACTTTTCATAAATAGAATATTGTATACGACTATATAATCTAATACAAATCACCTCACATAGTAAGTGAGCAATTTAGCCATCCATACCTTTGTCTTTAGTTCCATTGTGGCCGGAGGGTTATCCTACTGACCGGACCCCTGGCATCAGGGCATCCTCTATTAACGGGTGCTTTCCTTCTTGTCAATCGGAAGGTGTTCCTAATAATTTAAGCGTCAGATAAGGGTGAAATCCGAGTTTGTTGGTAAAGTCTATGTGATGACCAATGAGTGGTGAAATGTCTGACCGCTCGTAGATTAGTGAAGGCGAATAGTCGTGATGATCAGTTACAATTCCACATGTATGTTCTTTTGGTTTTCATCTTCAACGCTTTATGTCATGCATTGCCACGCAGCGCAAGATATGCAAATGATGTACAAGACCATCTATGAGGCTCTAGTTGAGGCCAGGCTTCAGGAAGAATATGAACCGCAAGACTACTTGACTTTCTTCTGCCTTGACGGCACCCGGGAATGGCTGcataccgaaaaaagaaaatagaccTAGAACTTCCAGCTGCTCCATTGGCTCAGGTATCATTCCTGCAGAAGTTTTTACATTTGCAATCGATTGTCAGACACTTGATCAAGTTGGGTAACTCTGCACTCACTTCATCTTGTGGGGCTAGAAACCTACCAAAAATAACCGGCGCATCATGATATATGTGCACTCAAAAGGAATGATAGTCGACGACGAGTACGTGATATTGGGCTCTGCCAATGTCAGCCAGCGATCGCTCGACGGCACTCGAGACATGAAAATAGCAATAGGTGCATATCAGTCTCATCATACCTACGCTAAAAAGAATTCTTACCCAAAAGGACAGGTAATCTTACGCATTTCTGGCCCTGTATCGTGCAAGTCTCCACATATGATTTCATAGAGAATAATTGGAATCTGATTGCTGTTTGATTCATCCATTTTATGGTTCCGGAACTCTGCTAGTCTCTCATGTGCAGGACAACCTTCATACTTGTACTCAAAAACTTACTGGAATATCATGACTTGATTCAAAAGCAATGTTCCTTGATCATATTACGTAGCTGATCATTGACATTTCGGTTTAACTAACAAAGAAAAGTGTGCCAACAGCATCTATTGACTAAAAAGTGCGAATGCAGATACATAGATATAGAATGTCGTTATGGGCAGAGCATCTTGGGATGGTTGAGGAGTGCTTTAAGGAACCGGAGAGTCTCGAATGCATGAGACGGGTGAGATCGCTAAGTGAGTTAAAACTGGAAGCAGTAAGTAGCAGATGATGTAGCAGAAAAAAGAGGTAATCTTCTGAAAGTATCCTCTCCAGATCTATTGGACGGGAAAGGTGAAGCCAATTCCAGAGTGCAAGAATTTCCCTGATGAGGATGGTAAAATCAAGGAATATACGAGGAAATCCCGATCAGGATCAGTAGTAAACTTGACAATAAACTGGAAgatttgtttcattttgtGATCGCTTAAAAGCTCTAGAAATTCTGTTCGGTTGTGCTTTTATTAGTCAATCATTATGGATTAAAACAATTCACGTCAAAAGACATGCAGTGATTTGCTTATGATTTCATGGAGATTGCTATCTTTGAATGCAATAGTGATATTATAATTACCCGGCAGCAGTACGGGCAAGTTTTGCGAAGTTAACTGCACAAGGCTTTCAAGAATTTAGTGCGTCGAGACGAAAGTCATATAACTTATTCGTCCCAGTTTCAGTATGTAAACGAACAATCATCGGTGTCATCAGCGGAAAATAGGCAAGTTATCTCAACTGATAAGGGCTTAATATCCAAAATTTGCAGGAAGTCGTCACAGTATCTGTGGGAACTCATCACTCCCTTGCTGTAGCACAACCATgcaaatattttgaaattaaaaatatgtttgtgcaCAATTATGTGTATGACTGAAGTAATTAAAGATATTTATGTGGATAACACAAAGCTTCTGTCAGATATAGTTTATGGTCGGAACTGCTCCGTTGTGTCGATATCAACCGACAGGGATCTTTCTAGTACCAACTTAATAGAAAACCTGACACCAACGAATATTACAAAGGAATCGGTAATGGGGACATGCTGAATGCTCCAAAACTGAAAGTATATGATCATCGAATAAGACCACCAGACCATTAAGTCGATACCCGTGGTCACTTATATGTATGATTTGCAAACGCCATCAAGTATGTAACGCTCTTGATGATCGAATTGAATTTACTACCTTACAGCATCATAAATTGAATACCTTCCAAAGTAGCATGAGTAGGTGGACTTGAATTGGTCAGGTCTCACTTATATTATTCGACATTTAATCATATTAATTGACCGAACTCAACATTAGAGATGGTAATTATagatttcttcttcaaattttgGTCCTCCAGTGCAAAATTGTCtgaataaaattaacaaatggTTTTCGTAAGTTATGAGGGAAATTTCTACTTCGAGCTTTAGCGGTTAGAACATTGTAAGCATTGATTTGAAAATGTACGTATCTCGTGGCTAGAGTCAAGTTGGCGCCTGTAAAAGAACTAATCTTGATCGgcaattaaattgaaaataactCGGAGTctcttgaaaaataataaaaatgatcaTTAGAACCCGTcaagaatattttttaaaaaagctataaatatatatcaattgataaaaaaaaatgagaaagaaaatactcctgataaatgtatatataggtACAAGAAATTCGTCAGTGATTCTATTACGTCACGTGATGTATAAaagtattaattaaattataataaataggaCAATGAGTGTCAACTGATTAATTgcccaaaatatttttaattattacaatCTTGAATATTTATGCACCGTTTGGTTTTGCAatcaagtttttaaaattttaactataattttaactctattcactatataacaaaaatcaacaacacaattattacattttcatttttctttaatttttttaatcattcaattcaatttttaatactaaattctctcaactattaattacttttttcacaattcaataacacaatcattactttctctcaactatcattacatttttacattttttttctcataattcaacaacacaatcattacaattcagttaaaatcaaaattcaactctatttaactctaaaatcaaatacaccAAGGTCCCGTCGCAGGCATCGAGAAGGCCGTGGCCGGGTCAACTTTGACTGACGGTTTGATTTTCTGTTGACGAATGAAACGAGGGAAAACGAGTACCCGGGGACACTCCCAAACAGTGGATGGGAACATTTGCTGCATTACCTGCTTTGAAAATTCTGCAGCCGAGACCATGGTGGTGGCTGCCGGGGGACCCCAGTTGTTTAACATTTTGCTATATGTCGACCACCGATGTGGACTTTGTGTCTGTATTTGCAGAGTTCTCACCCTTTTCTTGGAGTCCCATCTCCGTTCGCTCACCGGACTCAATCATTTCGGGTCATATCGGCATCAACCCCGTCGGTTTTCAAGCTCTCTGGGCTGTTTCATGACTGCCAACTGTCTGATGAATTGCCCGGAAGAGATTGGTCTCCGATGTTAAGGATTGTCCCGAAGCCTTTGCTTGTATCTGGGGGATCTTTTCTTACTTGGGTGGTTGCCCTGCCCACATTATAGCAAGTTCTTCTGTTCCATCAGTTCAAAGGAGTGTCTTTTCAGTTCATGGCTAAGCCCATCTACTCTGAGATGATGTCTTTCGGGGGCTCACAGCATGGTCAGGGGCAGCAGACCGTTCCGTTCAAGACCAGCAAGCAGTCTCTGAAGGTGCTCCTCTTACATGGGAGCTTGGATATTTGGGTGAAGGGTGCCCGGAACCTGCCCAACATGGACATGTTCCACAAGAAGCTGGGAGACATGTTCTCCCGCTTCCCCGGCAAGCATAAGGGCAAGATTGAGGGCCACATGTCTAGCAAGATAACGAGCGATCCCTATGTTACAATCTGTGTCTCGGGTGCAGTCATTGGGCGGACCTTCGTTATCAGGAACGATGAGAACCCCGCGTGGGAGCAGCACTTTCACGTCCCCATTGCACACACTGCTGCAGAAGTCCATTTTGTTGTCAAGGACGATGACATAGTGGGTTCACAGATCATCGGAGCCGTCGGAATCCCTGTGGAACAGTTAGTTTCCAACAATAGAATCGAGGGGACCTTCCCAATTCTTGGAGGCAACGCAGAGCCCTGTAACCCTGGAGCTGCCCTGAGCTTATCTATCCAGTACACTCCTGTGGATAAGCAGGGCCTTTACCATCAGGGAGTTGGCCCAGGTCCTGCTTATGAAGGTGTACCAGGGACCTACTTTGGTCTCAGGAAAGGTGGCCGGGTCACACTTTACCAAGATGCTCACGTCCACATGGGCTCCCTTCCCAATTTCAGGCTCGAGGGCAGTCTGCAATATAACCATGGCAGTTGTTGGCAGGACATCTTCGACACAATCAGTCAGGCGCGCCGCTTGGTCTATATTACTGGATGGTCGGTCTACCACAAAGTTAGACTAGTCAGGCATGCTGATGATAATGCAGATTATATGCTAGGAAATCTTCTGAAGAGAAAGTCACAAGAAGGTGTTAGAGTGCTGGTCCTTGTATGGGATGATCCCACTTCTCATAGCATTTTTGGTGGCAGAACTGTAAGTTACCTTTGATACCTTGAGTTTGGCATTATTGATACTTCAATGTCTATGCCAGTATAACTGAAACAAGAGGACCATGCCTTGTGCGGTTGAGCTTTTTAAAGTGTTAGGATGAAGTCTTCTCGTAGTTTCATTATCTGCTAGATAACTAGGTTAATAGACTGGATCTATGAACCGCACGATATCTAAATGACCAAGAAGCTACATTCCAAATTTTAGGTGTAGTTTAGGCTCAAGTCTTGAAACTTTACTTTTGAGGAGCACTTATGCTATAGTATTGTTTGCAAACTGAAATTTGACGGATTCGCGGTTTGTTGAGGAAAGAATAAGAAGctgaagaagagaaggaaTTTAGGACCATCATATACTATTAATGGGCTGATTCGCAACGAGGCAAACGAGGGTGAAGGGTGTAGGGTGGAAGGAAAAAGAGTTTGATTCCTTGCTCTTGGGATGTTCATTcatcaaatattattttctcagCTCCAACTGATTGACTAACGCCTATTGCAGGGAGGCATCATGCGTACTAATGATGAAGAGACCGATCGTTTCTTTAAGCACTCATCAGTGCAGGTGCTACTTTGCCCTCGATCAGCCAGGGAAGGCCATAGCTGGCTCAGACAGAAGGTTAAACTCGAATTCCTACTAAAACTCTTGATTCTctccatgtttttttttttaaataattaacaaatgTCCACTTCGCCAATTTACAAtctaaattaagaaatttaaaGGGGTGAAGCTGCTTAAAACTTCCTCCAAATATCCAGGACTTTGATAATGTTGCTCTAAAAAAGTCTTCTGCTACACACAAATCAGATATCAGTTGTGTGATTAACCTCGTCAACTTCTCATTTCTGAGAATACGTGATCTGCTAGTTTGATAAATCAATTTCTTGCCTTTACTTCTCTTATTATAAATTTCCTGTTATGCAGGAAACAGGAACTATCTATACACATCATCAGAAAACGGTTATTGTGGATGCCGATGCTGGAAACAACAAAAGGAAGCTTATTGCATTTGTTGGAGGTCTAGATCTATGCTTGGGGCGTTATGATACTCCTAGTCATCCCATTTTTAGGACATTGCAAACCGTTCATAAGGATGACTATCATAATGGAACATTCACggtaaatattcatattttctccattaaaTTCTGTTTGTGTCAtttgtccctttttttttcgttcAGGCAGCATAACTATttgaattaaatttttgaTTGAGCTACAGACTCGTTTTAAATGAAAAGAGAATTACAAGTTGAGATGAGGGATAATATTTGAGTTTCTGTTAGGATCCTTCCCCTGGAGCTCCAAGGCAGGCGTGGCATGATTTGCACTGTCGAATCGATGGTCCGGCAGCATATGATATGCTCACAAATTTTGAGGAGCGTTGGCTACACGCCTCAGAACCGCATGGTATTCAGAAGTTAAGATCTTCACATAGTGATCAGTTACTTAAACTTGAAAGAATACCTGAAATATTGGGGGTCAAAGATGTTTCTTCTCATAACGAAGCTGGTCAAGAGGCTTGGCACATCCAGGTAAACTACAAAAGCATTGATCAGTCTGTTGTTTTTTGCAAATTTGTTGGTGTACATGAGCTCACTATATCTTTTCCCAACTGAAGGTTTTCCGATCGATCGATTCCAATTCTGTGAATGGATTTCCTAATGACCCTAAACATGCTACAGACCGGGTAAGTAGGAAAATATTTGACCTCTGGCTCTTAGCTTCCTCAATTAAGTTAAGGAAACAAGAAGTGCTTCTTTTACAAGAATGACAATCGGCTCATCTGCTTAGTTCTTTGCAACAGAACCTCCTATGTGGGAAGAATATCCTAATAGACGCGAGTATAC
This genomic window contains:
- the LOC116192131 gene encoding phospholipase D gamma 1-like, whose translation is MAKPIYSEMMSFGGSQHGQGQQTVPFKTSKQSLKVLLLHGSLDIWVKGARNLPNMDMFHKKLGDMFSRFPGKHKGKIEGHMSSKITSDPYVTICVSGAVIGRTFVIRNDENPAWEQHFHVPIAHTAAEVHFVVKDDDIVGSQIIGAVGIPVEQLVSNNRIEGTFPILGGNAEPCNPGAALSLSIQYTPVDKQGLYHQGVGPGPAYEGVPGTYFGLRKGGRVTLYQDAHVHMGSLPNFRLEGSLQYNHGSCWQDIFDTISQARRLVYITGWSVYHKVRLVRHADDNADYMLGNLLKRKSQEGVRVLVLVWDDPTSHSIFGGRTGGIMRTNDEETDRFFKHSSVQVLLCPRSAREGHSWLRQKETGTIYTHHQKTVIVDADAGNNKRKLIAFVGGLDLCLGRYDTPSHPIFRTLQTVHKDDYHNGTFTDPSPGAPRQAWHDLHCRIDGPAAYDMLTNFEERWLHASEPHGIQKLRSSHSDQLLKLERIPEILGVKDVSSHNEAGQEAWHIQVFRSIDSNSVNGFPNDPKHATDRNLLCGKNILIDASIHTAYIKAIRAAQHFLYIENQYFLGSSYNWDSYNDLGADNLIPMEIALKIASKIKANQRFSAYIVIPMWPEGVPTSAPIQRILFWQRKTMEMMYRAIYEALVEAGREKEYEPQDFLTFFCLGNMEGHDREGGSMAMAAPAPSKTQELAKKNRRFMIYVHSKGMIVDDEYLILGSANINQRSLEGTRDTEIAIGAYQPRHTYAKRNSYPKGQIHGYRMSLWAEHLGTVEECFKQPESLECMRRVRSLSELNWKQYAADEVADMKGHLLKYPLLIDGMGKVKPIPGCTTFPDVGGKIEGSFIAIQENLTI